One Hydrogenimonas thermophila genomic window, TGAAAAATATAGCAAAAAACTGCAAAAAAATCAATGAAATTGATGTTGATACGATATCAAATTTAAATATTGAGCGTGCTGTTTTAAGTACAATTATCTTTGATCCAGTGCGGTATGAAGAGATTGCCGTACAGTTGAAACCGGAAGATTTTTACCACCCTTTTCATCAGCACCTTTTTGTAGCTATGGAGGAGCTTTTTAAGGGTGATCAGCCGATAGATGAAGAGTTTCTTAGGGAAAAATTGACTCAGAAAAATCAGTTTGATGAAGTTGCTTTTTTGGATATTGTTGCATACACTAATCCGCTCTCAAATGCCAATGCTTACATAAAAGAGATCAAGGCAAAAGCACAAAAAAGAAAGCTACTTGATGTAACTACTACAACTAAAAAAATGGTAGCCGACGGTAACAAGCCAGGCGATATTGCAGCTAACATTATGCAGCAAATCGATGAAATATCTAAAGAAATTGATGTTGAAGTAGTTCAGAAAAAAATCGAATATATGCAATCAAAAAATAAAAAAATAGAGAAACTTAACCAATTATTGCAGTCTCAATTTTTGAAGCTAGACGAAGAAAAAATAATACTTAACGAAATTGAAAAATTAAAAAAAGAGATAGGCTTAGACGAAGCACAGAAATGGGATGATAACATTGATGATTGGCTTGATAGATTTGACCTTGACCCAGATGAACTTGAAAACATAGAAGTTGAATATTTAGTCGATAATCTTATTGTTAAGCAAGAAATTTCAATGATTTTTGCACCCGCAGGCACTGGAAAATCCCTTGGTGCGGTAGATATAGCTAATATGTCTCTCATAAACGAAAAAGTTGAGCGTGCACTATATTTTGATTTAGACAACGGAGATGCGACACTTGCAGAGAGAAAAATACATGATTTAAAAAAACAGCACGGTAAAAAATTTAGATACTTTAGATCTGGTACAGATGACGTTTGGCGTGTGATACGCGAAATCTCAAAACGCGATCTAACTAATAGTTTAATTGTATTTGATTCAGCCAAAAATTTCATGCAGGGGAAAGACCGAGATAAAAATAAAGATGTATCACAGTTGACAGAAATTTTCAAGAGATTAAGAGATAAGGGAGCTACAGTTATTTTCTTGCACCATAGCCGAAAGCCACCTGCAGACCAAAATAAATTTGACCAAATATATTCAGGCAGCAGCGCATGGGAAGAAGACACATCTAATAGTTTTTTATTGATTAACAATCCACATAAAAATACTTTTATTTTTGTACCGCAAAAAAACCGGATTGGAAAAATAGAAGAACAAGCTTTTCAACATAAAGATAACCACACTTTACAAAAAGTAGAGCTACAATGGGCAAAAGAGGATGAATTATATGAGAAAATCCGAGATGAAATAATTGATTTTATTGATACTTCCAAGAATAAGCCAACTTTTTCACAAATCCTAACTCACCTAATGGAGATGGGCTTTTCAAAAAATAAATCAAATGAAGTGATCCAGTCCGGCAAAGGTAGGTATTGGAAAGTAGAGAAAGTGAAAAAGAATAACAAAAGCCTATTTTTCATTATCGAACCAGAGACTGCAGAGACAAAATTTGAAATTATTGAATTTGAAGCAGATAACACGGATAAGTCGGACAAGTCCTATTTTAGGGATTTCTCTAAGTCGGATAACTGCGGACAAGTGCGGATAACTGCAAACAAATCTAAGAATTATGTATCTGAACAGAATGATTATAGCAAAATAGATATACCAGTGCCAATTTAAGAGCTAGAGAGCTAGGAGGTGTAGCATGATGTTAGCCCAAGAGCTTGCAGAAATTAAATCAGATATTCAGATTATTAAGCAGTTTGTAATGGATTTTCCGGAGTGGATTCCATTAAGCGATTCACTTGCCAAAGAGTACGGATACAGTGGTGTTGACGGCTTAAGAGAATGGTGTAAAAGAAACATTCACCCGTCACAGTTTCAAAAACGTGGACGCATTTACCATCTGCATAAGTCAGCCCTTTCAATTCTAAAAAAAGGATGAAAGTGCTACCATTTCACATGCCCACAACCAGAAAGCAGAAAGGACTAAAAAGTGAGTCGTAGAAAAGGTTGTGCATACATCTGGGAAAGAAAAGATACCCGTGTTCTTTGGCTTTGTAGATATGTTAACAAGAAGCCTGTTCGAGTAAGCACTGGATTGCCAGATACAAAACAAAACCGCTTATTTTTAAACCGTAATGCTGAATCTGAATTTTGGCGTATTGCACTTGAACAAGGTAAAGTAGAACCAGATCAAATACCAAATAATTCATCTTTATCTATTATTATGCAGCAAGATCCAGCTATGCCAAAACTAAGAGAGTATGGCGAGTATACTTTAAATGCTACATTATCAGGTAGATCAACAAAAACTCAACAAGACGTTAAAAAGAAGTTTAACCGTATTTGTCTATATTTTGGAGATGAAACGCCTATAAATTCAATTACAGCTACAATGATAGCAGAATGGCAAACTAAGCTTAGCCAGGGTAAAGTCTCTTATCAAAATGGAAAGCCATACTCAAATAAAACAATTATAAATTATCGTTCAGTTTTAAACACTATATTGAGTGCAGCAGTAGATGATGGATTAATACAACGCAATCCGATGGAGTCAAGAATAGCTAAAGCCCCACGGATTATTAAAAAAATTCCAACCGTCTATTCACTTGAAGAGATTCGAGCTTTACTTGAATCTTGTCGTCATTATGCCAAAAATGCACGCAATTTTCAAACCGAGTGGGCATGGAAACAGATGTTTTATATGCTAAAGCTTGGTTTTTTTACAGGGTTGCGGTCAGGAGAGCTAATAGCTCTGCAATGGCATGACATCAACTTTGATCAAAATTACATCCATGTCCAAAGGCGAATAAGAGATGGTGATGAAGATTTACCAAAAGGCTATAAAAAACGTTTTGTTGATTTATTGCCACAAGCAAAAGAGGTACTAAAAACTCAACAGTTGCTTACAGGACTTAAAAGTAAGTGGGTATGGCTAACTTATCAAGGCAATCCTTATTCATCTACTGATAGCTTGGATGAAATGTTTAAAAAGGCTTGCAGACATGCAGGTGTAAAAGTTGGTAAATTTTATAATATGCGTCATAGCTTTGCTACATTGATGATAGAAAATGGAATGAGTGAAAGTTGGCTTATTCAAAATACTGGGCATGTTGATATATCAACAACCAGAGATTATTATTTTGGTAAAATAAAGCCTAATTTAGATGCAATTAATAAGCTTGTTGTATAGGTTTTATACACAGTTTATACACAGTTGAAAAATGAAGTGTTTGAAAAGCCCTATTTTAGGGGATTGAAGTGGCGGACAGGGAGGGATTCGAACCCTCGGTACCCGCAAAGGTACGCACCCTTAGCAGGGGTGTGGTTTCAGCCAGCTCACCCACCTGTCCGTGTAATGCTTAAGTGGGTGAAATTATAGCGGCTGAATCTTAATATTCTGCTTAAACAGCCTTGTATTGACTAGATTTTAGAATATTTTCCAGTAGCTTTTGAAGCTGTTCTGCCATTGCACTATTTTGTTTTTTTGCATCTTCAATGCGCTCTTTAAGCTTAACTACCAATTCTACCTTATCCAAAATTTTCATAACAGCTCCTTGAAAATTTATATTTAAGGATGCTCATATATTGGCAACCTGTATATTTCAAGTAAGCAATAATTGTTCCTTTATATATAATACTATATTGGAAAGATTTAGATACAATGCTATAAATAGTTTTTGATTTAGGAGAGTTGTAATGTTTCAGAAATATGCCCCACTGGTATTTGTTATACTTTTTGCACTGTTTGTAGGATGGATGATTTGGGGGATGGAAACAGCAGTTCCACAAGGGAACTGGTAAAAAGTTTTTTATAGAGCTTGTAGAATTTTTTCTACTACTTTAGCTGGTTCTTCAGACTTATAGACAGGTCGTCCTACGACGATTATGTCTACTTTCTCTTTTTTTGCAGTTTCAATATCTGCAACACGTTTTTGATCGTCACTCTTTTCTCCAAATGGACGAATTCCCGGTGTCAAAGTTAAAAATGACTTATCTGTTTCATGTTTAATCATACTGCTCTCATAAACACTGCATACTACACCATCAAGTCCTGCCTGATAGCTTTGAAGTGCAAACTCTTTTGCTTTTTCTTCAATATCAGTTCCGTAAATCTCTTTAAAACTATGATAGTCAAATGAGGTAAGAGCTGTTACAGCCAGTACAAGTGGTCTTTTTTCATATTTATCAAGACGTTCCATAACTGTTTGCATTGCCTTTTTACCAGCACTAGCATGAATATTGAACATATCTACATCCATTTTAGCTATCTCTTCAGCTGCATCAGCCATAGTATTTGGGATATCATATAGTTTAAGGTCAAGAAAAATTTTGAAGTTTGGGTTTATCTCTTTTATTTTATCTAAAAAATCTTGTCCATCACGAATGAAAGAACGAAATCCGACTTTAAGCCAAATATCGTATTTAGCAAGTGTTTGGACGAGTTGAAGATTCTCTTTTGAAGAAGGAAGGTCTAGAGCGACGCATAGTTGCATAGTATTTCCTTTTTGGAAATTATACCACGTCGCTCCCCTTCCTTAAAAGGTTTTAGCCTATAACACAGCTTTGAATTTTAGCAACAATGCTAGGATCTTCCAGTGTTGAGATATCTTGCTTAATCTCTTCACCTTTAGCAATAGCACGAAGAATTCGGCGCATTATTTTACCTGAACGTGTTTTAGGCAAGCCAGGAACAACTTTAATGGTGTCACATTTTGCAATATTTCCAATCTCTTTAGAGATTACTTGATTGATCTCTTTGGCAAGTTCTGCCTCTTCTCCAAAGCTATCCTCTACATCTTTGAGAACAACATAGGCAAATACACTTTCACCTTTGATGTCATCTGGTTTACCAACAACTGCAACTTCTGCAACATGTGGGTGCTTTTTAATGGCAGCTTCTATCTCTGCTGTACCCATTCGGTGTCCTGAAACATTGATAACATCATCAACACGTCCTGTAATTGTGATGTAGCCATCTTCATCAATAATTGCACCATCACCTGAGAAGTATACAGGTTTACCATCTTTTTTGGCATCACCAAAGTAAGACTTTTTAAATCGTTCAGGATCGCCCCAAATAGTTCGGATCATACTTGGCCAAGGTTTAGTAATGCATAGAAGTCCTTGTTCACCAGGCTCTACAGGTGTGCCATCACGCTCAATTACTTCTGCCATAATTCCAGGTAGCGGGAATGTTGCACAAGCTGGTTTAATAGGTGTAGCACCTGGTAGTGGACTAACCATATGACCGCCTGTTTCAGTCTGCCACCATGTATCAACAATTGCACAGCGTCCGCCACCAATTTTTTCATAGTACCACTTCCATGCTGGTGGGTCAATTGGTTCACCAACAGTTCCTAGAACTTTAAGTGAGCTAAGATCATATTTTTCAGGCTCATGTTCACCTGTTTTATGAAGTACACGAATTGCAGTTGGAGCTGTGTAGAACTGGTTAATTTTATACTCTTCAACCATTTTCCAAGCACGTCCTGCATCTGGATATGTTGGTACACCTTCAAACATAACAGTTGTTGCACCCATTGCAAGCGGTCCGTAAACAATGTATGTATGACCAGTGATCCAACCTATGTCTGCTGTACACCAGTATGTGTCATTCTCTTTGACATCGAAGACCCACTCCATTGTCATTTGTGCCCATAAAATATAACCTGCTTGTGCATGCTGAACACCTTTTGGTTTACCAGTTGATCCTGATGTATATAGCAAGAAGAGTGGATCTTCACTATCCATAACTTCTGGTTCACAAGTATCTGCTTCAAGATCAATTAATTCATTGTAGCTGTAATCCCGTCTTTCAATCCAGGTAATATCTTCATGGTTTCTTTGAACAACTAACACTTTTTCAACAGTGTCGCATCCCTCTTCAAGTGCAATATCAACTACAGGTTTTAGCATATATGGTTTACCTTTTCTGTAAGCACCATCAGCTGTAATAACTAGTTTAGCTTCTGCATCAATAATACGATCACGAAGTGCTTCAGCACTAAATCCACCAAATACGACAGAGTGGATCGCTCCAAGACGTGCACATGCCAACATTGCATAAGCTGCTTCTGGAATCATTGGCATATAAAGAACAACGCGATCACCCTTTTTGATACCGAATCTGTTTTTAAGAAGGTTCGCAAAACGACTAACATTACGGTAAAGTTCAAGGTAAGTAATGATTTGTTTATCACCACGGTCACCTTCAAAGATGATAGCCGCTTTGTTTTTGCGAACTTCAAGGTGGCGATCTATACACTGATAGCTGACATTAAGTTTACCGCCTACAAACCACTTATAAAATGGTGCGTTGGACTCATCAAGCACTTGTGTGAAAGGTTCAAACCAGTTAATCTTCTCTTTTGCCCAGTGGCCCCAGAATCCTTCATAATCCTCTTTTGCCCAATCAACCAATTCTTGATATTCACACATATTTTTAATACGTGCATTTTTTGCAAACTCTCGGTTAGGTTTAAATATAGGCTTTCTCTCTTCGCTCATTATTTTCTCCTTTAATTTAGTGTTTTTAAATTTTTAAGTTTAATATACATCATAGCTGTCATAATTGCATCATTAAGAGCATCATGCTTATTTAGTTTTGGAATATCTAATGCTTTGAGCATTGCATCAAAACGTAAATCAACATGTTCTTGATGTATTGTGCCTACTTTTTTATCATAGTATAGCGCAGAAATTTCTATTAATTGATTAGGTAAAGTTATTCCTAAACTTTCTTTAAGCATTTTGTTGACCATAGCTACATCAAATTCCAGATAGTAACCAACCAGTGTTCTAGGTCCAATAAAGTGTAAAAAACGTGCTATAGCTTCATCTGCTTCTATAGCATTTTTCATATCACAAGCTCTGATTTGGTGTATTTTTATACTTTCAGGGTTTATCTCACGGTTACATTTTATGTAAAGGTGAAGAGATGAACTAGTTAAAATACGATTGCCCTTAACCTTTACAGCACCAATTGAGATGATTTCATCACGCTTAACATCCAGCCCAGTTGTCTCTGTATCGAAAACAACCACTTCATCTTTAGGTGGTGTATCGAACAAAAAGGAATAGTGAGGGTCTTTTAATCTCTTTTTCATCCAATTGCGTTTAAGCCTATTTAGCATTACCCCACCATATTTAGTTTAAAGTGATAAGTAATGAACTTTTTCAGTTCACGCACTACCTTTAGTGCATCTTTTAACATGTCACGCTCCAGTTTGCTTAGGTTACGAATATCGACTCTATTATCTGGTTTTTTCCCCTGTGCTATTTGCGACAGTTTATTTTGTAAAATAAATGTAAGAATGACATCAAATGATTCAATAAGCTCTGTTGCAAATTTTCTGTCAATCAGTCCGATTTCATTGAGCTCTTTGATTCGTTCAACTGTTGAAGTTACCTCAATTTTTTGCTCCAATGCCAATGCACGTATACCGTGCATAAGGATGAAACTACCTCCTTTTTTAAGATCAATCTGATCGTTGCCAAATCCTCCTAGCAATCCTAGAGGTATATCAAAACGTTCAACAGCCTGTGCAAATATAGCCAGTGCAGTAGGGTGGTTGCTTATTTTGTTAAAAAGATAGTGTCGTAAATCTTTAAGAAGCTTAGTATTGCCTGCTACACATTTAGCATCAACAAGGATGGCTAGCTTCATCATTGCATCACTCTCTGGTATATCAACCCAATTATCAATTGCTTTTTTAAAATCTTGAAGAGGTTGAGACCACTCTGGATTACTGACCATTACATTACCTGGACATTCTGGAAATCCCAAGCTTTGCAGTGCTTTGCTAAATTGGGTCATCTTCCCTTCAAGTCCATCAGCATAAAAATCATCTTTTATAATGAGACCGTTGTCTTGATCAGTTCTGATGATCTGCTCCTCACGCCCTTCGCTTCCCATAACCATCAGTGCTACATTAGAATGCCACTCTTGAGGTATGATGAGTTCAAATACTTTTGCAAATACTTTGGCATTGAGTTCGCTGATAATACGGGCAATATATCGTGCTTTTATGCCTTTATGATGAAGTGTTCGTACAATGTTAACCATTCCATCCGTTGTACTTTTGAGTTCTTCAATGGAGCTTGCTTTTTCGATTTGAACACTTAGAAGGTAAGCATGGTTGGAAAAATAACTAAGTAAATCTATTTGCTCAATAGTGCCGCAAATATTTTTATTATGTGTGACAACAAGGCGTTTAATGCTATGGCGTGTCATCATCAGCAGGGCATTGAAAAGAAAGTCATCACGTTCTATTGTTATAAGTTTATAGGTTGCAATATTTGCAATCGGCTCTTGTAGTGAGACGCCACCTAAAATAATGTGATGTCTAAGATCACTGTCTGTGACAATTCCTATATGCTGTTGATGCTTAACCAAAATAGCAGTTGCTTTTACTGCTTCCATACCAGCTACTGCTTTTACAATTGGAGTTGTACCTTCGACAATGTATGGAGAGTGGATAAAAATATCACCAATACGTGCCGTAAGAAACTCAGTAAACTCTGTTTGCTGGCTCTGTTTGCGCAAAGCTTGTAGGCGTGTGGCTATATCTTCTAAATAAAAAGTTTTAAAAGCATCATTTGTTTTAATAAGCTCCAAAAAAAGTGTTTTTGGAATCTCATAACAAAGAAGCTCTTCAATCACACGGTAGATACGTTCATTTGAGTGTTGCAAAATTTCACAAGCACCTATAGTATCTAGTGCACCGAAATATTCGACATTTCCTTCCTTGTCACTTGCTTCAACACTACCTTTGATAATAATAGAGATATTATCTGGTTTTTTATCTTCATTAAAAAGGATAGTATCTTTAGGGTAGTAGGCTATATCCATAGCACTCAACACCCGTTCTAACTCATTGTCAGATAGGGAGTCAAATGGGTGAATAGATATAAGAAAGGATTTTTGTTCAACAATACTCATAAATAGTATCCTTCTTTCTAAAAAAGTAGCGATAAGTTTAAATCACTTATCGCTACAAAATGATTAGTGCGATACTGCCCCTTCAGCTCCGATCCCTGTTTGAGAGCGAATGTCTTGCGCTTCAAATGCTTCACGCTCTTTTTCGGCATCAGCACTTTTGTCTGTTACTGAGAAGAACCAGATACCTATGAAAGCAACAGTTACACTAAATAGTGCCGGATATTTATATGGGAATATAGCCTCATCAAACCCTAAAATCTGTTGCCATACAATAGGACCAAGGATAACCAGCATAACAGCTGTTGCAAGCCCCAAACTACCACCAATTACAGCACCGCGTGTTGTGAGATTTTTCCAAAACATTGAGAGGAAAAGAACAGGGAAGTTTGCCGATGCTGCAATAGCAAATGCCAAACCAACCATAAATGCAATATTCTGTTTTTCAAATGCAATACCAAGCAAAATAGCAACAATACCCATTGCAATAGTTGCAATTTTAGAGATGCGCATCTCTTGAACCTCATCTACACGACCACGTCTAAAGACATTTGCATAAAGGTCATGACTTATGGCTGAAGCACCTGCAAGTGTCAGACCAGAAACAACTGCAAGAATTGTTGCAAATGCAACTGCTGAGATAAATCCAAGGAAGAAGTTTCCACCCACTGCATGGCTAAGATGAATTGCTGCCATATTGTTACCACCGATTATCTTACCCGCTGCATCAAGGTATTGCGGGTTAGTTAAAACCATTACCACGGCTCCAAAACCGATGATAAATGTCAAGATGTAAAAGTAACCTATAAAACCAGTTGCATAAAATACCGACTTTCGTGCCTCTTTTGCATCTGCAACAGTAAAGAAGCGCATTAGAATGTGAGGAAGACCTGCTGTACCAAACATTAGTGCAATACCAAGACTAATTGCAGAGATAGGATCACTCACGAGACCGCCAGGGCTCATAATTGCATTATGGTTTGGATGAACTTCAACAGCTTTGGCAAAGAGTTCTTCAAAGCTGAAGCCAAAGTGTGCCATTACAGCGATTGCCATAAATGTTGCACCAGAAAGTAGTAGTCCTGCTTTGATAATTTGAACCCACGTTGTTGCCAACATACCGCCAAATGTTACATATAGAATCATCAAAACACCAACCAGAATAACCGCCAACTCATATGGAAGACCAAAAAGGATTTGGATTAGCTTACCTGAACCAACCATCTGTGCAATAAGATATAGAGTTACAGTTGCAATAGAACCAAATGCTGCAAGTGTTCGAATTGGAGTCTGTTTAAGTCGGAATGAAGCAACATCGGCAAATGTATACTTTCCAAGGTTGCGCAGACGCTCTGCTACAAGAAAGAGAATAATTGGCCAACCTACCAAGAAACCGATAGAGTAGATAAGACCATCATACCCTTTTAGATATACAAGACCAGAAATTCCTAGGAATGATGCTGCTGACATAAAGTCACCTGCAATTGCCAAACCGTTTTGGAAACCTGTAATTCCACCGCCAGCTGTATAGAAATCTTTGGCAGTTTTTGTACGTTTAGCTGCCCAGTAGGTTATGCCCAGCGTTGCAGCAACAAAGACTAGGAACATAATGATAGCTGAAATATTGAGAGGCTGTTTTTGGACTTCACCTTCAATTGCACCACCTGCAAAAAGTGCCAGTGATGAGAGTGTTAGTAGTAAGACTTTTTTCATGAAGCATCCTTTGCAAGCTCTTTTTCAAGTTCCTCTTTGACTTCACGGCTAAGATCATCAAATTCACTATTGGCACGTTTGACATAAACTCCTGTTAGCGCAAAAGCGATAATAATAATTGCTATACCGACAGGAATACCGACAGTTGTAACTTTGCCATCTCCAAGTGGAGTACCTAGCAGTTGAGGATCGAACGCTATGGTTAAAATGAATGCATAGTAGACCACTAGCATAATAATTGAAAGCGTCCAAGCAAAACTGCTGCGCTTTTTAACTAACATCTGATATTTGGGATTACTCCTAATATGCTCTATCATCTCTTTTGTCATAACGACTCCTTTTTAGTTAAAAGTTATAGTTTACAATGAAACGGTACTCATCCCAATCTATTCCAGGTTTAAAATCTCTAGGAAAGTTTCCTCTAAATCTTAGTTGAAGATTTTGAATTCCTTTAGGGTAGTACTTAATATCAAATCCACTCTCTTTGGCAGTCCATGCTTTACCTGTATCGTATGGATTGTTTTCACCAACATCAAAATTGCAGTAGTAGAGTGTAGCATTGGCATTTATACCCATATTTTGAAAGTTATAGTTTCCTGCAACTTTCCAAGCATCAGTGTCTGCAAAGAATTGGTGTCGTGTAACCATTCCCTGTGTAAATGCAGGCATTCCACCCCAAGGGCTTGCTATACTGGAACCAAGTGGATTGTTACTATCTGAACCTGTTGTTGAGTAAGCAACATATCCACTGACATTACCAACTTTTGCTCCAACTTTTGCTCCAATATAGTCTGAATCAAAATCTCCTGCAAGAGAGTCACCTGTATCACTTTCGTGTATATATTGAAGTGATGTTTTCATCTTTACGCTACCTATAGGAATAGCATAATCTCCTTGCAAATAGACAATATTCATTATGTCGTGAGCATAATAGTCCCAAGCTTGGAGAGTCAGGTTTTTAACTCCACTATATTTGACAGCAGCAATTGAGACACCGTCAGTTTCTTTTCCAATAGCATATTCGCCCATATCAATGAATTCACCACTTTTATTATTTGCACCATATCCAGCTGTTAATGCCAATGCTTTATCTGATTCATTTTTTGTTTCAGTAAAATCTTTATAAGCATTAGAGAAAGTACCAGCGGCAAACTTTGTAACATGTGCTGCAATTAAGGTAGTATCTTTTAGATCTGTGTTTGTAAAAAGATAGGCTTCAAAGAGGTTTGGAATCATACGGGCATCATCGCTGCCAGCCATAGGAGTATCTAAACGTTGACGACCAGCTTTAAAGGCACTGTTTTTGTATGTGTACTTTAAGTATGCTTCACCAAGGATTGTATATCCCTCTTCATTTTCCCCAAAAAGTGTAGGATCCAGTGAAGCACCTGGCAGGTTATCTGAGCCTATTCCAAAGCCATTTGTTGTATAAAAGGCTGTACCAAGACTAAATCCATAATAAGGTGCAGTCTCATACTTCAAATGACCACCTGCTGCAATGGCTGATCTGTGAAGTGTAACTCCTCCATCGTAGTCTCTATCTATGTAGAAAACACGAACTTGACCACTTAGTTTTCCACTGCTAAATGCCTCTTCTAAAGTATCGGCACCATAGGAAACTGTTCCAATAGCAGCAATAACTGCCATAGATAAAAGTTTTTTCATGCATACTCCTTATAAGTCTGTACAAGGTTATGCTAAAAATCAAGTGTAGCGTGAGTGTAGCAATTGAAATTTATGTGTAAATTTTGGAAGGAGATAAAAACTTATGTGTAAAAAAGTAACTTATTTATTAACTGCGATTTATGCGGTAACCTACACCACGAATGTTTACTATAAAATCCTCTTTTAGACTTTTTTTAAGACGACTTACTTCAGCTCTTATTGTAGCGTTATCAATAATAGCATCATCCCAAACATAGTGGCGTAGCATTTCAAAATCAACTACATTTCCTTGATGAATAGCAAGTAGTTGAATTATCTGCATCTGTCTTTTTGTCAATGGGACTGGTTCATTATCAAAAAGTAGGGTTTCGCTGGCTTTATCAAAACTGTAACGTTGACTAAGGCGTATATGCTGTTTGTCTCTAATTCCTAACAGTTGGTCTATTTTTTGTATGTGCAAAAGAAGTTCAGGTAGGTGAAATGGTTTTTTAAGATAGTCATAACATCCAAGTTCATATGCTTTTGCTATCTCTTCCATTCCATGCATTGCACTTATAAAGATAGTTGGAGTTTGGATTTTTTCAGATTGAATTATTTCTAAAAGTTTTAAACCATCAATATTAGGTACACTTATATCTAAAATAAGTAGATCGAACTCCTCTTTTTTTAAACACTCCAATGCTGCATTTCCTTCAAAAAATGAAGTAACATCATGATTGTGAAGTTTTAGAAACTCAACGATAGCATCGTTAAGCATCATTTCATCTTCAAGCAGTAGGATTCTCATTACTTTTCCATTTTGAAATTATATAGGTAAATGTTACCACGTTTTCATTGTGTTGTAGTGTAACTCCAATCATATTGCGCTCACATATTCTTTTAACAATGTAAAGCCCAAGTCCAAAACCATTTTCATGTTCACTATCTTGATAAAAAGGTTCAAAGAGTTTTTCTATATTGGTAATCTCTTTGGCTTTATTACTAAAGCTTAGTCTAATTTCATCTTTTTCATTGCAAAGTCTTACAACAATTTCACTGCCAGGCAATGCATATTTAATAGCGTTTGATAAGTTATTATCTACAAGACGAGTAAATTCTTCTATATTCAACCATACTTTTTCGCTTTTTTGAAGGATGA contains:
- a CDS encoding putative nucleotidyltransferase substrate binding domain-containing protein, with translation MSIVEQKSFLISIHPFDSLSDNELERVLSAMDIAYYPKDTILFNEDKKPDNISIIIKGSVEASDKEGNVEYFGALDTIGACEILQHSNERIYRVIEELLCYEIPKTLFLELIKTNDAFKTFYLEDIATRLQALRKQSQQTEFTEFLTARIGDIFIHSPYIVEGTTPIVKAVAGMEAVKATAILVKHQQHIGIVTDSDLRHHIILGGVSLQEPIANIATYKLITIERDDFLFNALLMMTRHSIKRLVVTHNKNICGTIEQIDLLSYFSNHAYLLSVQIEKASSIEELKSTTDGMVNIVRTLHHKGIKARYIARIISELNAKVFAKVFELIIPQEWHSNVALMVMGSEGREEQIIRTDQDNGLIIKDDFYADGLEGKMTQFSKALQSLGFPECPGNVMVSNPEWSQPLQDFKKAIDNWVDIPESDAMMKLAILVDAKCVAGNTKLLKDLRHYLFNKISNHPTALAIFAQAVERFDIPLGLLGGFGNDQIDLKKGGSFILMHGIRALALEQKIEVTSTVERIKELNEIGLIDRKFATELIESFDVILTFILQNKLSQIAQGKKPDNRVDIRNLSKLERDMLKDALKVVRELKKFITYHFKLNMVG
- a CDS encoding cation acetate symporter; the protein is MKKVLLLTLSSLALFAGGAIEGEVQKQPLNISAIIMFLVFVAATLGITYWAAKRTKTAKDFYTAGGGITGFQNGLAIAGDFMSAASFLGISGLVYLKGYDGLIYSIGFLVGWPIILFLVAERLRNLGKYTFADVASFRLKQTPIRTLAAFGSIATVTLYLIAQMVGSGKLIQILFGLPYELAVILVGVLMILYVTFGGMLATTWVQIIKAGLLLSGATFMAIAVMAHFGFSFEELFAKAVEVHPNHNAIMSPGGLVSDPISAISLGIALMFGTAGLPHILMRFFTVADAKEARKSVFYATGFIGYFYILTFIIGFGAVVMVLTNPQYLDAAGKIIGGNNMAAIHLSHAVGGNFFLGFISAVAFATILAVVSGLTLAGASAISHDLYANVFRRGRVDEVQEMRISKIATIAMGIVAILLGIAFEKQNIAFMVGLAFAIAASANFPVLFLSMFWKNLTTRGAVIGGSLGLATAVMLVILGPIVWQQILGFDEAIFPYKYPALFSVTVAFIGIWFFSVTDKSADAEKEREAFEAQDIRSQTGIGAEGAVSH
- a CDS encoding DUF485 domain-containing protein — encoded protein: MTKEMIEHIRSNPKYQMLVKKRSSFAWTLSIIMLVVYYAFILTIAFDPQLLGTPLGDGKVTTVGIPVGIAIIIIAFALTGVYVKRANSEFDDLSREVKEELEKELAKDAS
- a CDS encoding OprD family outer membrane porin, translating into MKKLLSMAVIAAIGTVSYGADTLEEAFSSGKLSGQVRVFYIDRDYDGGVTLHRSAIAAGGHLKYETAPYYGFSLGTAFYTTNGFGIGSDNLPGASLDPTLFGENEEGYTILGEAYLKYTYKNSAFKAGRQRLDTPMAGSDDARMIPNLFEAYLFTNTDLKDTTLIAAHVTKFAAGTFSNAYKDFTETKNESDKALALTAGYGANNKSGEFIDMGEYAIGKETDGVSIAAVKYSGVKNLTLQAWDYYAHDIMNIVYLQGDYAIPIGSVKMKTSLQYIHESDTGDSLAGDFDSDYIGAKVGAKVGNVSGYVAYSTTGSDSNNPLGSSIASPWGGMPAFTQGMVTRHQFFADTDAWKVAGNYNFQNMGINANATLYYCNFDVGENNPYDTGKAWTAKESGFDIKYYPKGIQNLQLRFRGNFPRDFKPGIDWDEYRFIVNYNF
- a CDS encoding response regulator transcription factor, which produces MRILLLEDEMMLNDAIVEFLKLHNHDVTSFFEGNAALECLKKEEFDLLILDISVPNIDGLKLLEIIQSEKIQTPTIFISAMHGMEEIAKAYELGCYDYLKKPFHLPELLLHIQKIDQLLGIRDKQHIRLSQRYSFDKASETLLFDNEPVPLTKRQMQIIQLLAIHQGNVVDFEMLRHYVWDDAIIDNATIRAEVSRLKKSLKEDFIVNIRGVGYRINRS